In Jaculus jaculus isolate mJacJac1 chromosome 2, mJacJac1.mat.Y.cur, whole genome shotgun sequence, the genomic window ACCACACAAGGAGTCAGTCCCAGAGTCCCAGGTTTAGCATGGCTAGGTGGTAGTGGGCGGAGGGGAAAGGGGAGAGCTCCACTGGAGATTAAATCCAATCACGGCACAGGCAAGCAGGTACTCTGCCACTAAGCTGCATTCCAGCTCCTAAAATTTCTTTCCCATCCCAATTCATATTCCTCAAAGCACCTCCTTTCCTTAATTGCCCACTTACATTGGCTCACAGATTCCTTGTGTATTCAAGCAAATGTCAGTGGGTTTGTCATAGCTGAGATTTGGAAATCCAAACCCTCTCCTGCCCCTGACCTGAAGCATTTGGGTCAGCTCAGGCCACTGGGCACACAGCAGCACAGGTGGAGTCACCCACCAGTCATTCTTTTGGCCTTTCGGCCCTCCCTCGAACTCTCTCTCAGGGTGCTTCCCTGACCTGCTCCTTATCTGTCGGGAGGGCTCACTGTCTTCTTATAAACACTCAAGAGCTGGACTTCTTGAGACTAGCTAGACCACCCTGACAAAACTCCGGGGTAGACTGGTTAAAGGCACACTTGTTGGCTTGACTTTCACCTTATTTGAGGACACACTGCGTTGGGATTGATGATCCTGTTAGCTTGTTCTTGCAAGCAATTGGCTCCCTGCCTAAGGAGGTGTCACAGGCCTACCTTCAAGGACCTTAGCATGGAGAACACCATGCtttttattctgaaaaaaatttttgaggggctcactggctaaggcgctggcctgtgaagcataaggaccctggttcaatttccccaggacccacgtaagccacatacacaagatggcgcatgtgtctggagttcatctgcagtggctggaggccctggtgcatccattctctatctctctatatctctctgcttgcaaatgagtaaaatcattttttaaaatttatttaagccaggcatggtggtgcacgtctttaatcccagcacttgggaggcagcagtaggagggttgcctagagttcaaggccaccctcaggctacagagtgaattccatgtcagcctgggctacagggagaccctaccttgaaaagccaaaagaaattttttttttttaatttatggtgtgcatgccagggcctcgtgaCACTGCCAACAGATCACTAAGACCCCTTGTTTAGCTAAATGAGGTGGGTGTCCTGCTTGGGTGTTGGGCTATCCTGTcccctgggcttgagagatggcctgGCTTCTCTTCTGGGTAAATTACCTTCTACAATACCCCTTGCTATTCTGATCCTTGCTATTTCCTATGGCAGATCAGGAAGGCCCTGGGACTTTAGACCAACCACCTCTAGCCCCAGGTACCTGACCATTCTTTCCAGACCATGTGTGTCTGTGGGGCTAGGCAGGGCTCTGCTGCTCTTCAGCCTGGCAGACTTTGCACCAAGGGCCCATGTGAGCACTGGACAGGGGCTACAGGAATACTGTTTTCTAAGTTTTTCAAAAGATATTTGAAGCCAggcagtagtggcacatgcctttaataccagcacttgggaggcagaggtaggaggatctccaagagttcaaggccaccctgagattacatagtgaattctaggtcagcctgggctagagtgagaccttaccttgaaaaacaaaacaaattttttttttaattttttgagagatagaaagagaatggtcacactagagcctctagccactgcaaacaaactctagatgcatacagcaccttgtttatctggcttacatggatactgtgtccttaaggctttgctaagccatctctctagcactgcaGGAATGCTTTTGATCACTGACCAGAGGGAAGGGAGACGAGCTGGGAAGTAGCCAGAGAAGGGTGAGCCCTAAACGTGGATGCTGACCAGGAACAAAGGCAGCCAGGAAGGTGGGTCAAGTCCTAGAGGGGAAGGATATGAGACCAAATCCTAGCCACTGGCCCCAGCTGATGTCTCCCCCTCATCTCCATATACTGCCCTAATCCTGCAGGCCCTGTAGTACCTAAATAACTTGTCAACCAGTCTGGCCTCTCCCCACTCCTCGGGGCCAACTTCAGAGCCACCCAACCCCAGGTTCTCAGAGACACTCCCACAGCTTAACTGGTCCTGCCAAGATCATGAAAGGGGAGACAAGGTCAGGAAGCCAGGCCAGAGACAAGAGGGTTCTGATGTTTAGAATAAGCATCCGGAGGAACTTGGCCACCGAGAGTGAGAAATGCTTCCCACAGAACTAAAAGCCTTTGCCTAGATAGGCCAggaactctgtgtgtgtgaaaATGAGTCATGTCAGGCTAGTCACAATGGGTCACAGCTGGTGTCCTACCTGCCCCACAGGCCtctactctagcacaggcttcaCTGAATCCTTGTGGCTAAAGGGCTCTTCCAGTTCTACTTGAGGTCCCCATCGTTGTGTGGTAGCCTAAAAACCACCTAGCCCAGAAAAGCAGTGGTAGGGGCTGCTCCCTAAAGATGTTAAGGGGCAACAGTCCAGTCTGCATAAGCAGTTGCCTACCAGCAGCCTGGGGAGAAGGCAGCTCCAACAAGTCTGCCTGAATACAGGAGTTGGGGACTTtgactgcagaggctggaagtcatAAGCTGGTAGCTTGAGGGTAGGCAGGCAATGCTCTCAGGCTGAAAGGTCCTGAGAAAGCTGGGACTTTATATAGGCTCACTGAGTCTTGTGTCTGTATCTCACACCAAACACTGACATGAAGTTCCTGGAAGGAAGTTCCTAGGCAGCACTACCATTCCCAGATTCTCATGCCCTCAAAGGGTGCTGAAGCAATGGCCCTGCTGATTGTCCAGCAGGCTCCAAGCTGGAGACGCTAAACTGCCTCTGAGCCCTAGCTGGCCTTTGTCCCCTCACATAGTTTCAAGAAGTAATGGAGCAGTATCTAAGAACAGCCTGGGGGCTGGGGGGTCAGGATACCTGCCCAGAAGCCATGCCAGCTTCTAGGGAAGAAGGTTGGCCTGCATACGAAAAGGTGTTCATGGGATTAACAACCTACTAAATAAAGATACTTTATTGTGCAAATCCCACACAAGTCCCATGATGAAGCCCAGTGTCCTTGGCTCCAGGTCTGCTCTTTGGTCCTCACCCTGGCCTGAAACACCAGGTCTCTTTTGGAGTGTGCAGGTGTCCATGAGTGTCTGTGTATGAGGAGGCTTCCCCAGACCATAGGCACTCAGGCACTATGGCAGCCTCCAGGAGGAGACAAGTGAGATGGAGTCAGTCCCGCATGTCCAGGCTCaggagccacacaagtccacacagTCCTCTCCACTGTGGAATACGTGATAGATGCTTGTGGGAGGGAACATGGCAATGGCACCAAGCAGGGATCCCATCTGGATAGCCACACCAGCGGCTAGCAAAGCTGGCCGGCCCCCGCCATGCAGCATGGAACTGACTGCCACCTTGACATACGAGAACACACCTGCACACAGCACCCACGACAGCACCTGGGGATGAGGAGGTGTGGCAGCAGGCTGAACATAAAGTGTCCCTATTCCAGGGCAAGCCTCATCCCCACTTCATGTCCCCACCATACTTACCACAAGGACCACACCTGCAGAGGTGCCTACCAGGGGAGGACAGGGACTTAGGACTGCCAGTGTCATCAGATAGGTGGCAAAGAGCATGCCCAGCAAAGAGAGGCCACACAGCCCTACCAGGGACCTGCCATGGATAGACTGAAACTCAGAATTGGCTGTGCCAGGACCTGGTCCCCACCTcacttcctcccccacccccagacctTGGGGcccatgtgcacctgcacagCACAGCCATGGCCAGGAAGCAGGCAAGGGGGTTGGCAGAGCTGCCCAATACAACAGCCAGGTGGTACGCCAGGTGCCCGTAGGGCAGGCAGGAAAAGCTCTGCACAGCAGGTAACACACCATTGGTCAGTGCATTAGTGACAGCCAGTAGACCCAGTAGGCAGGCACTACGGGCAGAAAACAGCTGATGGGCCTTAGGGTCCGAGCTGGAGGTGGTGCCTGCTGCCTGGCCCGGTGGCTCCTGCAGCGGTgaggcctcttcctcttcctccgcTCCTGGTGTTCTCACCCGCAGGCTTGTGCTTGGGCCCCCTGAGGGTACAGATGGTGGTGATGGCAGTAGTAAGAGAAGACCCTGGAAGGCAGCAGCTGAAGTGACCAGAAGGGCAGTCAGTGTCCAGAAGAAAGTGCTGGCAGTAAAACGCTCAGGGAAATTGATGGGGGGGCCAGGGGTGCCATTGGCTGGAGCAGGCAGACACTCGAGCCGGCCCACCCCCTGTACCAAGGCCAGCACACAAGGCATAAGGGCACTCAGGCCCTGACCCAGAAAGAAAGACCGTAAAAAAGGAGGTGGTAGGTGGCTCAGGAAGGGCAGAAAAGTGACGTTAGAGGCACAGCAGGAAAGCGCCAGTACAAACGCCAGAGTGAGAAAGGCCACCGAGTGGAGCTGCCCTGCCACTGGAGCCACATGGTGCCACAGAGGGGCCAGAAGGGCTGTGCCCACCATACTCAGTCCTTGCACAACCTGGATGGGGACCCTCTCGCCCTTGCCCGGAGCCAGCCGCCTCCACAGGGTcaccagcagcagacccaggttTCCCAGCGCCACAAGCACAGAAAGGTACGAAGGGAGGCTCCAgcctgcggggggcggggggggggttcaTGTCAGGGCCCTTGGCTAAGGGTCGAAGGGCAGCCTCAGCCCACCTCCGCCCACTTCCCCTCACTCACCCTCCGGGAGCTCTTTCACCACCACGGGCAGCTCCACCCAGATCCCGTTGACTGCAGCCCAGGCGCCCATGCCGAAGAGGGCAACTAGCAGATGGGTCAGCACCAGACGGCACAGCGGGGGTGCTGCCATTCTGCCGAAGGAGACCCTCCAGGGCGGGGCGAAGGTCACAGCCCGCTAGGTGCCCTACCTAGGTCCCAAGATTCTCTGGCTTTTCAGAGGCCAGAGCCAGGCCTCTTCCAGGTGGAGGAAACAGGCACGTGGGCCAGAACCGAAGTCAGGTCTGGACAGACTGCAAAGCTAGGTTACCTGGAGGGGcgcggtaggaggatcaggagtcgcAGGTACAAAGGAGCTGGCGCAAGGACGAGCAGGAAGCAGGCCCAAAGCGAGGCTCCAGGTTAGAAGACGAGGTTGGCGAACCCACCTGGCTGCTGGCGGGAAAACGAGACCCTGCGCGGACAAACCGCTGCGGCTTTGCGAATTTACGGTTGTCAATGCAGGCCGCCGGCCGGGGAATGACCTGCGGCAGACCGCAGACCTTCCTCCCAGCCCGGAGGTGCGCAGGCTGACAGCACACGCCGGCCCCCGCCGGGACTGACGGGCACGCACCGGCAGAACTCGCGTCCCCGCGACGGAAGCCCCGCCCCGGAAGCCGGGCGGAGCGGAGTCGGCGCTCGAAGGCCCGCCCCTTCCGGTCTGCCGGGCGTCTCTCTCCGAGCCCTACGCGGCCATGGCTCCCGCGGCCTCGCGTCGGTCCCGCCGCCGCGTTCGAAGCTCCGCGCGGCCCGGGACGTGGTCCCGCTCGGCCGAGGACTGGTGGTGGGAACGGCTGGCGCCTCGCGGCTCTGGGTATCACCTGCTGCAGACGGACAGTATGCTGCTCGTGATGCCCGGCCTGGAGCCCTCCCGCGCCCGTCCTCACCGGCGCGCTACCCGCCGCGCCCCTCGGCCGCTGGCTCGTAGCTGTACGGCGACTGCCAAGCTCCGGGCCCGGCCCCGGCCAGAGCCGACGCCAGAGCCGGGCCCCGACGCGGGCTGGGGAGACCGCATTCCCGTGGAAGTCCTGGTGCAGATTTTCGAGCTGCTGGTGGCGAGCGACGGGCCCGTGCCATTCCTTGGCAGGTACACGCAGCGCCGTAGACGCGGCCCGCCTGGTCGGTGACGGGCGgggccgggcggcggcggcggcctcgGAGCGCTTACGCGCCGGTGCCCTTGGCGCCCCAGGAGCCCGTCCTTGAACCGGTGTCCGCTTCGCCGCAACTTGCGCAGCCTTctgccccaccccgcccccatTCTGAggcaggtcccacgctagcccgGGCTGACGTcgagctcaaggtgatcctcctccccagcccctcccccccgccctccAGCGCTGGTATTCCGGGCGTGAGCCAGCACTCCCAGCTAGATCGACTCTCTAGAAATCTCCCCGTGGGCATCGCCCATGATGCACCCGGATAGAACTATTCCTCCTCAGGGCTGCGCGAGTGTGCCGCCTCTGGCACGAGGCCTCCTCCCACCCCGCGCTCTGGCACACTGTGACTCTGTCGCCTCCTGTGGTTGGTCGGGCTGCCAAGGGTAGCCTTAAGGCGGAGAAAAAGCTCCTTGCTTCTCTGGAATGGCTCATACCCAATCGGTGAGAGTCCCCTGCTCCATCTGTGTCTCTACACTCTTggatggggtgggggtgctggCTTGAGCAGCAGCGTGGGAATGCCAGTACAGCTGGGTCTCGTGTCCCTCAGGTGCTCACAGCTCCAGAGGCTGACTCTCATCCATTGGAAGTCTCAGGTACACGCTGTGTTGAAGGTGAGAGCTTGCCCCACACACCAGCTCTGACAACTGGGTTGTCCACGACTTTCAGGAAGTGGCCTGGTAGTTCCCCACTGGGATGCTTGTTCACTTGCCTGTCTCCTTTCTTGTTGGCACAGTAGggaggtgcgggggggggggtcaccaAGGCAGGCCTCGCATGGATGGAGTGCAGGTTACAGCTGGGGCCATAGAGGGGTTGGTATGACCACCAGTGGCCTTGTGGGCCTTCACCTGCCCTGCCCCAACCCCAGCAGGCCTCTCTCTTGCTGTAGCTGGTTAGCAAGTCCTGTCCTCAGCTCACCTTCCTCAAGCTTTCGGACTGCCACAATGTGACTGCTGATACTCTGGTCATGTTAGCCAAAGCCTgctgccatctccacagcctggaCCTCCAGCATTCCATGGTGAGCCCTGTGTGCCATGGGGTCCTGAagaagcctgggccagagtgaaatgaCAGGCACCTCTGTGCTGGGTCCTCAGGTGGAATCTACAGCTGTGGTGAGCTTTTTGGAGGAGGCAGGACTCCGTATGCATAAGCTGTGGTTGACCTACAGTTCCCAAACAACAGCCATTTTGAGTGCACTGCTGGTAGGTTGGCAATGGGCAGGAGCAAGGCCACATGATGAGCAGGGGGCTTCCAGGCCTCTGAGCTGGCATGTCCCTCCCCTGCTGCAGGGCAGTTGCTGTCCCCAGCTCCAGGTCCTGGAGGTGAGCACTGGCATGAGCTGCAATAACACTCCTCTGCACCTGCCAGTGGAGGCTCTGCAGAAGGGCTGCCCTCAACTACAGGTATAGTAAGTCCCTACCCATCCCACCCGCCACCCACCTCTCTAGCTGCAGCATGGGCTTTGGTCCCCAGGTGCTGCGGCTATTGAACCTGATATGGCTGCCCAAGCCCTGCGTGCGAGGGGTGGCCCCAGGACCAGGCTTCCCCAGGCTAGAGGAGCTCTGCCTAGCTGGCTCTGTCTGCACCTTTGTGAGCAATGATGTCCTAGCCCGCCTACTCCATGGCTCCCCTAATCTGCGCCTCCTGGATCTTCGTGGCTGTTCCCGGGTCACGCCTGCTGGCCTGTGTAGTCTGCCATGTCAGGGTCAGTTGTTTCTGGGTAGTGGTCGGGCATATGGAATGTGCAGCCCTTTGCCTACCTGCCGTTCACAATCCTCTCCTCTCAGAGCTGGAGCAGCTGCACCTGGGCCTCTATGGCATATTGGACTGGCTGACCCCAGTTAAGGAGGGCAGTTCACTGTTGACCCAGAAGTGGCATCACACCCTGCGGGAACTGGACTTCAGTGGCCAGGCCTTCAGCGAAAATGACTTGGAGCGGGCCCTTACTGTTTTCTCAGGCAGCACTGGGGTCTTACGCCCAGCCTTGTGTTCTCTCAACCTCAGGGGTACTCGTGTCACACCAAACACAGTCAGGTCAGTGTTCCTTTCCTCAGCCCCTTGGATCTAAATGCCACGTAGGTGCCATGTCTTCCTGGGGCCCAGAGGTCATATGCTGCCTGGCCTGACATCTCCAGAGTGTAAAAGGAGCATGTTTACTAGCAGAACCCTTTCTTGGGATTGGCCATGGAAACACCTAAATTACTAGGCTTGAGTCTAGATAGCTGTGGAAGGCAGGCAGCTGTAGTGTACAGGCAAGCAGGGCTCCTGAGCCAGCAGCTCACTTTACCACGGCCTGTTCTCTCCACAGTTGTGTGATTAGCAGCTGTCCAGGCTTGCTCTACCTCAACCTGGAGTCCTGCCGCTGTCTTCCCAGGGGCCTGAAGCGTGTCTATCGTGGCCTAGAAGAAATCCACTGGTGTTTGGAGCAGCTGCTAACCAGCCCACCCTCCCCCAGATAGTCATCTGGGTTTAGGAACCTACTAGCCCTGCCCCCTTTTTCACTTTGAGATGTTTGAATTTTTTGttacaataaaacatttttaggaactttggtgttttgttttgggggttttgttttatttgagaggtagtctcactctaatccaggttggtctggaattcattatgatgCCCAAACTAGCCACAAACACAAGCAGTCAGGCTTCTgcctgtgggtgctgggattacaggcatgggccagcaTCCCTGGCTTATGTATGGTCCTTGGGTTTATAACAAATGGAGCTGGCTATATAATAGCCCAGAAGGCCTGGAGATGGGGTGACCCCAAACACTCCCCAGCCCACCCagctgttctgtctttgtctactCACTTCAAGATTTGGAACTTGAGCAATGTGTGTCCCACCCTGGAGACAACTGAGCACTCTGAGGATGTGGGAGGGACTTGAAGTTGTGAAGAGTCAAAGGGACCTTTGGCCACAGGATTCTGTGAGGGGATAGCTAGCCTCCTGAGCAGCTTACACTTGGGCTGTTCAGTGAGGACAACCAGAATGCCTTCAGTGTGGTGGACACTGGCCAGGAAGTGCATGCCCGCCAACAGGATGTGCACAACAGAAGAGCCCCTTCTAGAATCCTGCAGGCCTGAACTTCTAGAACCCAGGCAGCCTAGCCTGGACTGCTACCTGCTTCCCTGCCCTGCCTGCAGTTGTCTGGGAGCTTCTGCTCCTTAGTGGATTGCAACCCTGGACACTTGGTTCTCCCAGGTATGAGCTCAACTTTCGGCAGTAGGTGGTGGTAGTTGGCAAGCCACATGCTGACCACCTCTGCCTGACCTAGATCCCCAAGGACCGGATCAGTGGCCTGCCCACAACCTTTGTGGCCAAGCGCTTCCAGCTCTGGGCTCTAGGATTCTTCTGCACCGAGCGTCACTTGGCCAAGCGCCTCAAAAACAACAGCTTTTACCCCTTCCAGCAGCAACAGCCTGATGGTGCTTTGGGTGGCGGAGAAGGCCTTTGGGTGGGGACCCTGCCTAAAGCCCGGATAGGTTGGGGCAAGCAGGTACACCTGTGGCCACGGACACCACAGTAGTGCTGAGAATCTGCACAGGGTGGGTCCTTCCTCTGCCAAGCCCTGGCACTGTCCTCATGCACTGGGCCTCACCATCCTCAGTCTTCGTGCTGGAGTACTACCTGGACTCACTCTGGAAGGGGGCACTGCTCTTCATCATCTGCATTCTTCGGATCCTCTGGGACACCCTGAGAAAGGTCCAAGCTCCTACTTCCCATTCCATAGCCCTTCAGTGAGGGCCACAGGTGGGGGGCTGCCTCCTGAGTCTGCCATTCTAACAAACCCTGGTGCCCATAGGATCCTAAACCGGAACTCTGGTGTTTCTTTGGATATGGCATGTGTGTAGGCCTGTGGCTCATGATCTCCTCCTTGCCCCGACGCCGTCTTGTGCTAAACCACACGCGTGGCATGTACCATTTCTCCATCCGTGGTCGCACTGTGTGTCAGGGGCCCATGCACCTGGTCTACGTGCGCCTGGCGTTCAGCTCCGATGGTGATGCCTGGGATAGGAAAGGGTGGGCAAGGGAGAGGGTCAGCCCAGTTGGCCTTGCCCCACCTCACTCTCCCCACCCTGGAGGCCCCACCTCACTCTCCCCACCCTGGAGGCCCCACCTCACTCTCCCCACCCTGGAGGCCCCTGGCTGAACGGCTCACCTATCACAGCCTATGGAAGGTGCTTCTATCAGCTGGTTCTTTGTGGCCACAAGCTGGAGCCGCTGGTGCTGGTACAGTTGTCAGAGCATTATGAGGTAGGTCGGACCCTGGAAGGCCCCCCTCCTCTGGACAAAATGAAATAGACTGATGCTTAGGGTCCTTGGATGGGATCATTTTGCATTCAGGGGGTAAATACACTATGGTGCCTCCACAGTGCCTCTACTCTGCCAGGGGTAGTGAGGGCAACTGGACTGTCAGGCAGGGATGCCCCCTGGTAAGGAGAAGGGATACCTAAAAGGTGAGCTAGTGGGGCCTCTCTTGTTCCGGGAGACCTGGGTGCCATCTGCTCCGTAGCAGATGGAATTCCTGGGCCGGCATATGGCCCGGAAACTCAACATCAACTACTTTGACTACCTGGCCTCCTCCTACCGTCATGTGGTCCGGCACTGGCCCATGGGTGCCACCTATAACCCTGGCATCGTGCAGAGGAAGACACGCACCTACAACAAGCCAAGTGTCTCTGACCTGGATGTGTGACCCTCGGCTCTGTACCCCAGCCCCCTTTTCCCTACAACTTCCCACCTTCAACCTGAGGGGACTACCAGCCAGCCCACCACCCCCTGGCTTTTCTGTCACTAAAGCTGCCTCAGCTCTAGCCATGtagttttttgttctttgtttgtttggggggggaCTCCCTTTTAGGGTTTTCCCCTAGTGTAGACCTTCTATTTTCTCCAGCTGATAGGTTGGAAGAGAAGAGAGTGGCATGAGGCCAGACCTCTAAGAGCTTGAACTCATCACCAGAAGGCTTAGGACTTTCTGAGCCTTTTGGTCAACAGTGCTGAACTGGTCCTACATGACCTTGGAGATGCTAACCA contains:
- the Slc52a2 gene encoding solute carrier family 52, riboflavin transporter, member 2 isoform X5, yielding MAAPPLCRLVLTHLLVALFGMGAWAAVNGIWVELPVVVKELPEGGPSTSLRVRTPGAEEEEEASPLQEPPGQAAGTTSSSDPKAHQLFSARSACLLGLLAVTNALTNGVLPAVQSFSCLPYGHLAYHLAVVLGSSANPLACFLAMAVLCRSLVGLCGLSLLGMLFATYLMTLAVLSPCPPLVGTSAGVVLVVLSWVLCAGVFSYVKVAVSSMLHGGGRPALLAAGVAIQMGSLLGAIAMFPPTSIYHVFHSGEDCVDLCGS
- the Tmem249 gene encoding transmembrane protein 249, which gives rise to MPSIPKDRISGLPTTFVAKRFQLWALGFFCTERHLAKRLKNNSFYPFQQQQPDVFVLEYYLDSLWKGALLFIICILRILWDTLRKDPKPELWCFFGYGMCVGLWLMISSLPRRRLVLNHTRGMYHFSIRGRTVCQGPMHLVYVRLAFSSDAYGRCFYQLVLCGHKLEPLVLVQLSEHYEQMEFLGRHMARKLNINYFDYLASSYRHVVRHWPMGATYNPGIVQRKTRTYNKPSVSDLDV
- the Fbxl6 gene encoding F-box/LRR-repeat protein 6 isoform X1, with the protein product MAPAASRRSRRRVRSSARPGTWSRSAEDWWWERLAPRGSGYHLLQTDSMLLVMPGLEPSRARPHRRATRRAPRPLARSCTATAKLRARPRPEPTPEPGPDAGWGDRIPVEVLVQIFELLVASDGPVPFLGRAARVCRLWHEASSHPALWHTVTLSPPVVGRAAKGSLKAEKKLLASLEWLIPNRCSQLQRLTLIHWKSQVHAVLKLVSKSCPQLTFLKLSDCHNVTADTLVMLAKACCHLHSLDLQHSMVESTAVVSFLEEAGLRMHKLWLTYSSQTTAILSALLGSCCPQLQVLEVSTGMSCNNTPLHLPVEALQKGCPQLQVLRLLNLIWLPKPCVRGVAPGPGFPRLEELCLAGSVCTFVSNDVLARLLHGSPNLRLLDLRGCSRVTPAGLCSLPCQELEQLHLGLYGILDWLTPVKEGSSLLTQKWHHTLRELDFSGQAFSENDLERALTVFSGSTGVLRPALCSLNLRGTRVTPNTVSCVISSCPGLLYLNLESCRCLPRGLKRVYRGLEEIHWCLEQLLTSPPSPR
- the Slc52a2 gene encoding solute carrier family 52, riboflavin transporter, member 2 isoform X2 gives rise to the protein MAAPPLCRLVLTHLLVALFGMGAWAAVNGIWVELPVVVKELPEGWSLPSYLSVLVALGNLGLLLVTLWRRLAPGKGERVPIQVVQGLSMGLLLLLPSPPSVPSGGPSTSLRVRTPGAEEEEEASPLQEPPGQAAGTTSSSDPKAHQLFSARSACLLGLLAVTNALTNGVLPAVQSFSCLPYGHLAYHLAVVLGSSANPLACFLAMAVLCRSLVGLCGLSLLGMLFATYLMTLAVLSPCPPLVGTSAGVVLVVLSWVLCAGVFSYVKVAVSSMLHGGGRPALLAAGVAIQMGSLLGAIAMFPPTSIYHVFHSGEDCVDLCGS
- the Slc52a2 gene encoding solute carrier family 52, riboflavin transporter, member 2 isoform X4; this translates as MAAPPLCRLVLTHLLVALFGMGAWAAVNGIWVELPVVVKELPEAAAFQGLLLLLPSPPSVPSGGPSTSLRVRTPGAEEEEEASPLQEPPGQAAGTTSSSDPKAHQLFSARSACLLGLLAVTNALTNGVLPAVQSFSCLPYGHLAYHLAVVLGSSANPLACFLAMAVLCRSLVGLCGLSLLGMLFATYLMTLAVLSPCPPLVGTSAGVVLVVLSWVLCAGVFSYVKVAVSSMLHGGGRPALLAAGVAIQMGSLLGAIAMFPPTSIYHVFHSGEDCVDLCGS
- the Slc52a2 gene encoding solute carrier family 52, riboflavin transporter, member 2 isoform X1 — protein: MAAPPLCRLVLTHLLVALFGMGAWAAVNGIWVELPVVVKELPEGWSLPSYLSVLVALGNLGLLLVTLWRRLAPGKGERVPIQVVQGLSMVGTALLAPLWHHVAPVAGQLHSVAFLTLAFVLALSCCASNVTFLPFLSHLPPPFLRSFFLGQGLSALMPCVLALVQGVGRLECLPAPANGTPGPPINFPERFTASTFFWTLTALLVTSAAAFQGLLLLLPSPPSVPSGGPSTSLRVRTPGAEEEEEASPLQEPPGQAAGTTSSSDPKAHQLFSARSACLLGLLAVTNALTNGVLPAVQSFSCLPYGHLAYHLAVVLGSSANPLACFLAMAVLCRSLVGLCGLSLLGMLFATYLMTLAVLSPCPPLVGTSAGVVLVVLSWVLCAGVFSYVKVAVSSMLHGGGRPALLAAGVAIQMGSLLGAIAMFPPTSIYHVFHSGEDCVDLCGS
- the Fbxl6 gene encoding F-box/LRR-repeat protein 6 isoform X2, with translation MAPAASRRSRRRVRSSARPGTWSRSAEDWWWERLAPRGSGYHLLQTDSMLLVMPGLEPSRARPHRRATRRAPRPLARSCTATAKLRARPRPEPTPEPGPDAGWGDRIPVEVLVQIFELLVASDGPVPFLGRAARVCRLWHEASSHPALWHTVTLSPPVVGRAAKGSLKAEKKLLASLEWLIPNRCSQLQRLTLIHWKSQVHAVLKGSCCPQLQVLEVSTGMSCNNTPLHLPVEALQKGCPQLQVLRLLNLIWLPKPCVRGVAPGPGFPRLEELCLAGSVCTFVSNDVLARLLHGSPNLRLLDLRGCSRVTPAGLCSLPCQELEQLHLGLYGILDWLTPVKEGSSLLTQKWHHTLRELDFSGQAFSENDLERALTVFSGSTGVLRPALCSLNLRGTRVTPNTVSCVISSCPGLLYLNLESCRCLPRGLKRVYRGLEEIHWCLEQLLTSPPSPR
- the Slc52a2 gene encoding solute carrier family 52, riboflavin transporter, member 2 isoform X3 — its product is MAAPPLCRLVLTHLLVALFGMGAWAAVNGIWVELPVVVKELPEGWSLPSYLSVLVALGNLGLLLVTLWRRLAPGKGERVPIQGLLLLLPSPPSVPSGGPSTSLRVRTPGAEEEEEASPLQEPPGQAAGTTSSSDPKAHQLFSARSACLLGLLAVTNALTNGVLPAVQSFSCLPYGHLAYHLAVVLGSSANPLACFLAMAVLCRSLVGLCGLSLLGMLFATYLMTLAVLSPCPPLVGTSAGVVLVVLSWVLCAGVFSYVKVAVSSMLHGGGRPALLAAGVAIQMGSLLGAIAMFPPTSIYHVFHSGEDCVDLCGS